The following coding sequences lie in one Mucilaginibacter sp. KACC 22773 genomic window:
- a CDS encoding AAA family ATPase: MPSKTAKPNFDMNSLLYLYLEDYDNFLPFELNLTNEFDIKFDGEKIHISKRRNYLKEILGENIYDINVIAGENGIGKTTLLKTITEILMPTDGEDDYYINNYKYLMVYQLDFETVFIIHSLRESNVQPEVGAGMEKIRIEHSAFENYDLDRPMIYYSPFLDFNVIDFFAKDGKPQIFDISLTQIVMEDLDKNGGYMDSNHDFLFHKTKNSKRQINFINETKGEFDLPFELPKTLNIHFNRLNPNKEDISARGYSLFDKLTADCATQLREHSEDQSKKKVIAKILFLRNLLSMYFLSINGIKTPGVLHHNYSDDLAKEIIEFKSKYANKLIKLIEKFFANDDLFKSSIFPQLIAIVYRLLSSRKTGIYFTDSNHLLVLEVSVDDPAITELFKVLNYVAPKEGVERNIVPNLHKFISFDWRNFSSGEKMFLDLFSRMHVVKSSLTEKHRPLLIFIDEGEIGLHPSWQIKYISFLCKFLNAIFKEYKIQLIIATHSPLVLSDFPKERVHLFKKTEDGNRRYKEESFGTFAQNTSVLLANDFFIESSLIGDLAKQYINDILNDIENIENAVQIFTGNLMERILLIDEPIIKQLMIKKLREIRYA, from the coding sequence ATGCCATCTAAAACAGCCAAACCAAATTTTGATATGAATAGTCTCTTATACCTGTATTTAGAGGATTATGATAATTTCCTGCCTTTTGAGTTGAATTTAACCAACGAATTTGACATTAAATTCGATGGTGAAAAAATTCACATCTCGAAGAGGAGGAATTATTTGAAGGAGATTTTAGGTGAAAATATCTATGATATCAATGTTATTGCCGGGGAAAATGGAATAGGAAAAACGACGCTTCTCAAAACTATCACCGAAATATTGATGCCCACAGACGGAGAGGATGATTATTATATAAACAACTACAAATATTTGATGGTCTACCAACTGGATTTTGAAACGGTTTTTATCATACACTCCTTAAGGGAGAGCAACGTTCAGCCGGAAGTAGGCGCAGGAATGGAGAAAATCAGGATTGAACATTCAGCTTTCGAAAATTACGACCTGGACCGTCCCATGATTTATTATTCTCCCTTTCTCGATTTTAACGTCATTGACTTTTTTGCAAAAGATGGTAAACCCCAAATTTTCGATATTTCCCTGACACAAATAGTGATGGAAGATCTGGATAAAAATGGCGGGTATATGGATTCAAACCACGATTTTCTCTTTCATAAAACCAAAAACAGCAAACGACAAATCAACTTTATCAATGAAACAAAGGGTGAATTTGATCTGCCTTTTGAATTGCCAAAAACTTTGAATATCCATTTTAACAGATTGAATCCCAACAAGGAAGATATTTCAGCTCGGGGCTATTCACTTTTCGACAAACTTACTGCAGATTGTGCCACGCAATTAAGGGAGCACTCCGAGGATCAATCCAAGAAAAAAGTCATTGCCAAGATCTTGTTTCTTAGGAACCTGTTATCTATGTATTTCCTATCCATCAACGGCATCAAAACTCCAGGAGTCCTTCATCATAATTACTCAGATGATTTAGCCAAAGAGATAATAGAATTTAAAAGCAAGTATGCTAATAAATTGATAAAACTCATCGAAAAGTTTTTTGCAAACGATGACCTCTTTAAAAGCTCTATTTTTCCTCAATTAATTGCAATTGTATACCGATTGCTCTCCTCCCGAAAAACAGGCATATACTTTACAGATTCCAATCATTTGTTGGTGCTGGAAGTTTCCGTCGATGACCCCGCGATTACGGAATTATTCAAAGTATTAAACTATGTAGCGCCGAAAGAAGGTGTTGAAAGAAATATCGTACCCAACCTGCATAAATTCATTTCCTTCGACTGGAGAAACTTTAGCAGTGGTGAAAAAATGTTCCTTGACCTTTTTTCACGAATGCATGTCGTAAAATCTTCTTTGACCGAAAAACATCGCCCCCTACTCATTTTTATAGATGAAGGCGAAATAGGGTTGCACCCAAGCTGGCAGATAAAGTATATAAGCTTTCTTTGTAAATTTTTAAATGCCATTTTCAAGGAATATAAAATTCAATTAATCATTGCGACCCATTCGCCGCTCGTACTATCAGACTTTCCCAAAGAACGCGTTCACCTGTTCAAAAAAACAGAAGATGGAAACCGGCGGTATAAGGAAGAGTCATTCGGCACTTTCGCACAAAATACCAGCGTACTTCTGGCCAACGATTTCTTTATAGAAAGTTCTTTAATTGGTGATCTTGCCAAACAATATATCAATGACATTTTAAACGATATTGAAAATATTGAAAATGCAGTCCAGATATTCACAGGTAACTTAATGGAAC
- a CDS encoding sacsin N-terminal ATP-binding-like domain-containing protein has translation MTPIEYEITPERQIAVDKAIIEDELSDLKKHATNMLLDFGRFNDFSSNRAIWELVQNACDLTKHCEITLDYRNEKFAFTHNGRPFTSNSLISLIKQVSGDKDGLSEIPPVGKYGTGFLTTHSLGRKFVLDGFLETSGQYIEIKDFLIDRSDKKWPELSRQIKLQKDKVFEIIGKGTEVFPATFSTTFTYLPETDQERNYVKESYRDLEEYLPLILTINNRLKSAKIISKDGNETLFTRLEKESIINEEEILLYKTTVLINNDEKVVYSIAENYREIEIILPINKDHQLFTFSDRVARLFLYYPLVGSEHFGMNFIINCNKFMPTEPRDAIHLFSEKDQFRDDESVNQVLIEKASDLLFKFLDSTLIPVENPLLYADINFKRGSDDLLQNKYFTSLQTKWIDEFKYLTIVKTKDGYKNALEVFFPIPELLENDKYFDSVYYLAEKFFPVMPTKETVREWSNFIANWGFEKANYITNEVIVAHIELNGLSDFEFDHLKNYYDYLLEAGLEKMFMEYELLPNLDGVFQPFNLLKIAQNIDKPLVEIGKKMIPKSIAQLIDPRFKFSFPFDNYNRRSFSNSITNKLNEEELEDLICLPKDYKIEEFDFDEEPGDELYDLETFLALLDYCKLNSSKDSNSKPMKLMSLISKYYGVDAALIEIKTINSQDEDLEQRAGQKKIVQIFLNTLYQHTSEWVEGHIDFIYEIISYNEDRFKDVFLSSEIYPNQVFGLELITSLKKDGGITDDIYKLYNTVTKKEIGEFLGHKKFNEFLIEKNEEMTNKTLSTVIEDIIFGTDITDINEHPFKSEIL, from the coding sequence ATGACACCTATTGAATATGAAATAACACCGGAAAGACAAATTGCCGTTGATAAGGCAATCATTGAAGATGAACTTTCGGATCTTAAAAAACACGCCACCAATATGCTATTGGATTTTGGCAGGTTCAACGATTTTTCTTCTAATCGGGCCATCTGGGAACTCGTTCAAAATGCATGTGACCTTACTAAGCACTGTGAGATCACACTGGATTACAGAAACGAAAAATTCGCATTCACGCATAATGGCCGACCGTTTACTTCTAATTCCCTTATTTCTTTAATTAAACAGGTTTCAGGTGATAAGGATGGATTGAGTGAAATACCGCCTGTAGGCAAATATGGAACCGGTTTTTTGACAACGCATTCCCTTGGACGAAAATTTGTACTCGACGGTTTTTTGGAGACCTCCGGACAGTATATTGAAATTAAAGACTTTCTTATTGATCGCAGTGATAAAAAATGGCCGGAATTAAGTAGGCAGATCAAATTACAAAAAGACAAAGTCTTTGAAATCATCGGAAAAGGAACGGAAGTATTTCCGGCTACTTTTTCAACCACATTTACCTACCTGCCAGAAACAGACCAGGAAAGAAATTATGTTAAAGAATCCTATCGTGACCTAGAGGAATACCTTCCACTTATTCTTACAATCAATAACCGATTAAAATCTGCAAAAATTATTTCTAAGGATGGTAATGAAACGTTATTTACCCGGTTGGAAAAGGAAAGCATAATCAATGAGGAGGAAATTCTACTTTATAAAACCACTGTGCTAATAAACAATGATGAAAAAGTAGTTTATTCTATTGCAGAAAATTACCGGGAGATTGAAATCATTTTGCCCATTAACAAAGATCACCAACTATTTACCTTCTCAGACAGGGTCGCAAGGCTGTTCTTGTATTATCCCCTTGTTGGCTCTGAACATTTTGGGATGAACTTTATAATCAATTGTAATAAATTCATGCCCACTGAACCAAGGGACGCTATCCATTTATTTAGCGAGAAGGACCAGTTTAGGGATGATGAATCAGTAAACCAGGTGCTTATTGAAAAAGCGTCAGACCTGCTATTCAAATTTTTGGACAGTACTTTAATACCTGTTGAAAATCCGCTTTTGTATGCTGATATCAATTTCAAAAGGGGGTCAGATGACCTTCTACAAAATAAATATTTTACGTCGCTTCAAACCAAGTGGATCGACGAATTCAAATATCTGACTATAGTCAAAACGAAGGATGGCTATAAAAATGCACTGGAAGTTTTCTTTCCCATTCCAGAATTATTGGAGAATGATAAATATTTCGACTCTGTTTACTACCTCGCCGAAAAGTTCTTTCCTGTCATGCCAACGAAAGAAACCGTCAGGGAATGGAGCAATTTTATAGCCAACTGGGGATTTGAAAAGGCAAATTATATTACCAACGAAGTCATTGTCGCCCATATTGAATTAAATGGTCTAAGCGACTTTGAATTTGATCACCTGAAAAACTATTACGATTATTTGCTGGAAGCCGGGCTTGAAAAAATGTTTATGGAATATGAGTTGTTGCCAAATTTGGATGGAGTTTTTCAGCCATTCAATTTGCTCAAAATTGCCCAAAATATCGACAAGCCATTAGTGGAAATTGGGAAGAAGATGATACCTAAAAGCATCGCTCAATTAATAGATCCCAGATTTAAATTCAGTTTTCCATTTGACAATTATAACCGGCGGAGTTTTTCAAATAGCATCACCAACAAATTAAATGAGGAGGAATTAGAGGATCTTATTTGTTTGCCGAAGGACTATAAAATTGAGGAATTTGATTTCGATGAGGAGCCGGGAGACGAATTGTACGACCTTGAAACATTTTTGGCATTACTGGATTATTGCAAGCTGAATTCGAGCAAAGACTCAAATAGCAAGCCCATGAAATTGATGTCCCTAATCAGTAAATATTATGGGGTAGACGCTGCGCTAATTGAAATAAAAACTATTAATTCCCAGGATGAGGACCTTGAACAACGGGCAGGACAAAAGAAAATAGTACAAATATTCCTAAATACGTTATACCAGCATACTTCAGAATGGGTTGAGGGTCATATTGACTTTATTTATGAAATTATCAGCTATAACGAAGATCGTTTTAAGGATGTGTTTTTAAGTTCTGAAATTTATCCTAATCAGGTATTTGGCTTAGAGCTTATCACTAGCCTTAAAAAAGACGGCGGCATTACTGACGATATTTACAAACTTTATAATACCGTCACTAAAAAAGAAATTGGAGAATTCTTAGGCCATAAAAAATTTAACGAGTTCCTGATTGAAAAAAACGAGGAAATGACTAACAAAACGCTGTCCACGGTAATTGAAGATATAATATTTGGGACGGATATTACAGACATCAATGAACATCCCTTTAAGTCGGAAATACTATGA